The DNA sequence TCGTAAGCATCCGTTGCCCGCGCAGCAAGTTTATGGGCAGCTCGGTGGATATTCGAGTTTTCATGCGCATAAAAATAAGCCAGACGGTCTATCACCACCTGAGGTTTTTGCGTTGTCGCGGCATTATCCAGCCAAATTAATGGATGGCCATTGACAGACTCATTCAAAATGGGAAAATCAGCACGGATAGCACCAACATCTAATGCAGTCACATTTTTCACCGAAGAATCGATCCCTTCAGTCAAGAGATGATCTTTAAAGGGGTTTTCAGCTAAAAAGTAGTATGCAGATTCTTGGTTGTCTACCGGAAATTGAGCACCATGTGTAAATGAATGTCCTCCTTTTAATCTTTCGGACAATTCGATTATTGGTTGTTCATATCTTTCTTGATATGGCAAGGTAAGTCGCGCAGGATCGTAAAGTAGACCATTTCCTGATGATTTCACAGATTTACCGCCAATACCTCCTACTTCGGTAAGCGACGAATCTGCAGACCCTCCAAAGTTAGCAGAATCTGTAAAATCCACTGGTGGATTAATGCTACCATGATTTTCGTGTCCTGATGCGATGTGGGACAATGAGCGCTTGTTCGAATGACCTGCCGATAGCCTATCAACAGATGAATTTCCTATTTCATAAGGAAAATATACCTCCGGCTTTACCACGTCGTTAATAATATCCCGATGTTCGCGGTCCTGTGCCAGTTGACTAGCATTCGCCTCCGATTCATTAGGTGGCGCTTTGAAATAGCGGTTGGCTTCTTCTTTCAAAAAATTTTCGAATTCAACATTTAATTCAGACATAAGTATGCATCATTTTAGCCGATTATCCTTTATATATTTTCTCTATCCACGCTGTACTCGTTAACCGTAATTATATTCGTGGTATTTGGTGATATCTACATCCTCCAATACTGCAACTGCGTCATCTACCAGAATAACTAAAGAGCAGTATAAGGAAATCAGGTAAGAGGCAATAGCCTTATCATTGATGCCGGTAAATTTGATGGAAAGACCCGGTGTTTGCTCTCCTGGCAAGTCTGGTTGATAAAGTCCTATAACTCCTTGCCTGGATTGTCCGGTTCTGATCAGCAATATCTTGGTCTTGCCTTTTACTATAGGTACTTTGTCGCTTGGAATCAGTGGTATGCCACGCCATGTCAGAAATGGCGATCCAAACAGAGTAACTGTCGGAGGTGGTACACCGCGACGTGTACATTCCCGGCCAAATGCTGCAATAGTGAGCGGATGCAACAGAAAAAATCCCGGCTGCTTCCAGACTTTGGTCAGTAATTCGTCCATGTCATCTGGGGTGGGTGCGCCACTTCTTGTTTTAATAATTTGCTTAGCCGCCACATTGCTCAAAATACCGTAGTCTGCATTATTAATCAATTCACTCTCCTGCCGCTCTTTGATCTTCTCAATGGCTAAACGAAGCTGTTCGCTGATCTGGTTATAAGGCTTACTATAAAGATCTGACACGCGAGTATGTACGTCAATCAGCGTATTCACAGCCTGTAGATTATATTCTCTCGGGTTTTCGTCGTAATCGACAAAGGTGTGTGGTAGCACACTTTCATCTCTACGAGAACAATCTACCTGAATACTATCCTCTCCCACAACTTTGTTTAATCTAAATACGCCCGACTCAACCGGCAGCCACTGTAGCAAATGTACCACCCAACGCGGGGAGACACTTTCTAGTTGACCAGTCGTTCTGGTAGCAATCGCCAAATGCCTTGCGGCAACGTCACCGAGTGCGGTTTGTCCTTGTTTTGATTGTTCACTCATCCTTTATAGTTTTTGTTAAATATTGATAGCAAAAGAAGTCTTATTAGCTCGATTATAAAATGGATAAACCTTTGGATTTCTTATTGATTAATTACCTAAAAACACCCCCTGATCGCAACAGGTTATAAGAAAACAGTTTAAAAAGCTATTAATCTTATATTTATATTCTAAATTATGAAAGTATATCATAAATACAAAATAATACTACAAAAAAGGTAGACATTATTATGTTAACATAAAGTTATCAACTTACTCTATTTATTGCGATCAAGGAAATATGGTAATTGATATCGAGAAGATATCAACTAATTCATTTGAAAAAGAAAAGTTGGATTGGATTTATTGGGAACTTTCGATTTAGATCATGTCGACCATAATTGGTATCGAGCCACGAATAAATGAACTTAGAGTAAGCCAAAATGATAGAAAATAAAACAAAATTGAGACGATTATGACAGGTTACTCTGGTTATAATTTGCAGATTTGATTTTACATACAATAAACCGCTATTTACAAGCTTATACCATCATGAATAAATACATCTTAAGCACCATTGCATTGGCATGCTTCGCAGTGTCTATGCAGGCCGCAGATATAAAAATCAAAGTAACCAAGCAATACATTAATTTCCCTATCTCCCACCAGGTGGATCGTCAGGTCATGAAGATGACGGTTGATGGCAAAGAAGATCGTCAATTTAACATTAGGCTCGCCAATGGAGATCCTGAATATTGGGTATTCACCGATGTATCCGCCTATAAAGGTAAAACTATCATGCTAAGCTATGATGGAGATGAAAGTGCGCTGAGCAAGATCTATCAGGATGATAGAATCGCCGGACAGGATTCCATCTATCAGGAAGTAAACCGACCTCAATTTCATTTCACCACACGCCGGGGTTGGGTCAATGATCCAAATGGCCTCATTTTTTTTGAGGGCGAATACCATTTATTTTACCAGCACAATCCGTATGAACGGGAATGGGAGAATATGTCTTGGGGACATGCAGTGAGTACAGATTTAATCCATTGGGAAGAGCTTCCTGTGGCCTTGCATCCAGATAAAATAGGCACCATGTTTTCCGGATCAGCCGTCATTGATTACGACAATACTTCCGGATTCGGAAAGCCCGGAAAGCCAGCGATGGTGGCGTCTTATACGGCCTATTCTAGCGATAAACAAGTGCAATGTATGGCATATAGCTTGGATCATGGAAGAACCTGGACTAAATACGCTAATAACCCTGTTATTGATAGCAAAGAGAAATGGAATAGCGTAGATACCCGCGATCCCAAGATTATTTGGTATGCCCCAAGTAAGCACTGGGTTATGGTACTCAACGAACGGGATGGCCAATCTATTTACACGTCTTCCAACTTGAAGGATTGGACATACGAGAGCCATACCACGGGCTTTTGGGAATGTCCAGAGTTGTTCGAACTGCCTATAGATGGGGATGAGAACAATAAGAAATGGGTAATGTATGGTGCCTCCAACACCTATATGATCGGCTCATTTGATGGCAAAATTTTTACGCCGGAAAGCGGAAAGCATCAACTAGGAACTGGAACTATTTATGCCGCACAGACATTCTCTAATATTCCGGAAAGTGACGGGCGAAGGATTCAAATCGGTTGGGGACGGGTGGCGCATCCCGGCATGCCTTTCAATGGTATGTTTCTATTACCTACCGAACTGACCTTAAAAACCACAAATAATGGTGTTCGTCTTTTCAGCCAACCTGTTGAAGAAATAGAAAAGATATTCACGCCAGTGCAAAGCTGGTCGAACCTAAAAGCGGATCAAGCAAACGAAAAGCTAAAGGCCTATTACAATGCCAAACAACTGCGTATCAAAACGACCTTTAAGCTATCTCATGCTACCGACGCGGGATTTAATCTTTTCGGACAACGTATTGTCGGATACGACATGAACCACAATACCATCAATGGTGTATTCTATTCGCCAGAGGATATGACCAGCATGGAGCTTACGGCAGATATATTTATTGACAACACGTCTATCGAAGTTTTCATCGATGGCGGAAAATATTCTTACTCGATGGAGCGCAAACCCGACCGTAATAATAAGGAAGGTTTTCACTTCTGGGGAAATAATATTGACGTCACCAATTTGGAGGTATTTGAGGCAGAATCTATTTGGAAGTAATTTAACACCCTACTCCGTCATTGCGCGGAGGTACGACAACGCAATCTTATGTGCGTAAAATTTAGATTGCCGCACCCTCGTCCCTCGGGTTCGCAAGGACGCTTCTTTTAGTTAATAAGGTTCAGAAAATTGATAAGGTTAATAAAGTTCCAAAAACAACAAAGGGTTGCCAGTTTAGGATCGGCAACCCTTTGTATTATAATATAGCCCCAAAGATTATTTCTTTTCCAACAATTGTATCAAGCGATGAAAAATTTCGGTGTTCTCATAGAATCCGATGAATGCCTGCGCTCCTGGCCCATACGCCAATACCGGAACCAGCATACTGCTGTGATCGTTAGAAGCAAAATGTCCTTGAATCTTTCCAGTAGCCTGATCTACATCCAATAAATTCAAAGCACCTGTTTCGTGATCGGCCGTGACCAATACTAGCGTATGGCCATCGGCATCGGCAAAGCGAAGCGCCTCTCCTACTGCTTGATCAAAATCCACCGTTTCTGCAGCAACATAAGTCAGATCGCGCGCATGCCCACCGTAGTCGATTTGCGCACTTTCGGCCATGATAAAGAATCCCTTATCCCGCTTATCTAGCTTTTGAATAGTGAGATTTACTAATTGCGACAAGACTGGTCCTCTACCCTCTTTTGCCGGACGCGTAAGGGAATCGGGCAAAAATGTCACTAACTTCTCTGCCTTCGATTGCTGAAACGAAACGAGATCTTCGAGCAGTGTAAAATCGTTCTTCGCAAGATCTGTAACCAGTTTTTGGTGTTTTGCGACATCACGATATGGGCTAGGTCGCCCAGCAATTAAGATATCGATGGATTGGTTGGTGACCAAAGACTGTGTGATGTCTTCGGAAGCATTTCTGTTTTTATGTTTTGCGTAAAATACCGCTGGCGTGGCATCCGATGCATCACCAGTGGAAATAATGCCCGTGCGCATGCCTCGTTCCCTAATCCGATCCGGAATCGCTGCCAAAGCAACACCATTGGTATCCACGCTGATTTGTCCATTGTAAGTTTTCATGCCCGTAGCAATAGCGGTACCGCCAGCACCAGAGTCCGTATTTCCTAAGCTGTACGATGTCGTCGATGAAAAACCAATATGCCGCATTTGCTTTATATTCGATTCACCACGATTGGCGATAATAGCCGATTGCAGATGTCCTAAACCCATCCCATCACCAATCAAGAGGATTACATTGCGAATCTCCTTCTTCGCACCATCGCTAGCATACGTTGGAGAATAAACAGGATACAGTTTTACGAGTTGAAAACGAGACGCAAGCAATTCATCTAAATACACTTTCAGCTGCGCTGGATGATCGGTATTGAGCCAGGTGACGCCCATCTTTTCGAGCACAATCCAGGTATTTACATTGTCTGACGTACCCCAAAGTCGAAATGATACGCCCCAATCTGCCGCTTGCTTGGCATCCTGCATGATCTTTTGCAGTTCCATTTTAGCAGGCTCACCCTTACCATTCCATTGGCTGTAAACGCGCAGATCTTGGCTTATCATGCCTAGATGTTTGCGTTGTGCGTCGGTGTAAGGGATATTCGGCCTGCCATCAAACTTAATCCATGTCGGAAATTGAGAAAACAGTTCTGGAGCAGGCATATTGCCGCTGATCACAATGTGTACCGGATGGGCAGATCGGGCATCGTCAAATAAGAAATCGTATTTAAGCAGCAGCGCAATCAAGCTTGGCATCAAGCGTTGATAATCTTCCTTAAAATCCAACAGTAATTGCAGGTTCTTAGTAGTATCGGCAAATGGATGCGCCCCATTCGCACGATACAATTCTGCTAAAGGCTGTAAGTACAACTTTTCTAAAGTGCGACCTACCGTAATATCTTTCTGGTCATGCGCCGCATACAAAGTATCATCTCTCAAAAACAGATCGACTTCGATCGATTCCATCCCAGCATGGTACGCGGTAAGGAATGGAATCGCCTGCTCGTAATCATTGTGGCTATGGCCACGCACATTCAGTATACCGGCTTCTTTGTCGGCAAACATCAGCTGCTCAAAACGCTGACTCAAACTGCTGGCTTCTTGTGCGACTACCGGCTCTTGGTTCCAACAGAAACATAGGCAGGCTAACGATACTCCTAAAAAATTCTTCATCTTCTCGTATTTACATCCAAAGCTATGCAAGCCCTTTCGATCCTAGAAAACCATTGGGATTGCATAGCTTAATTTATTCATTCTATTCTTATTTACCAGCCCTCATTCTGCGCAATACCCGCATTACTCACATCTTGCGGAGGAATTGGCCACACGTGGTGAACCGTTGGATTGAAATTACGTGCTGGCCAGACGGTGATGGTGGTAAAGGTAGAAGCCGGATCGGTCTTGGTCACATGCTGACGGCCAGTAGCCACTCGTGCGTACGCTGCCTGTGCATCTCCCCAACGTACCAAGTCGGAGTGTCTGTCGGTATACTCACCAGCAAATTCCGAACGACGTTCGCGTTTCAAATGTGCCATCGTGGCACCTGTAAGTGGAGCTAACCCTGCCCGATCGCGCACGAGGTTGATACCTGCATCACCATTCTGTCCTTGCATAATTTGCGCTTCTGATTTCATCAATAAAATATCCGCGTAGCGTACCAAAGGCACATTCAGATCCGAAGTTGGGTAATCTCCATTTGGATTTAAATGCTGCGCAATAGGGTATTTAAACGGATCCATGTATTTCTTAAACTGAAAACCAGTCTGCGAGTTGGAAGAAGAATATCGGCGCTCCGATCCAAACAAAGTATAGGTATCATTGAACTCCAAGATAGTCGCCTTTTTGCGTGCATCTCCTGCTTCAAACGAATTGTACAATTCTAACGTAGGGTGAAAATATCCCCAACCATTGTATAGTCCGTACCCTGTGTTTTCAAACATAACGGCAGGCAATATCGATCCCTGAATTTTGTTAGACACTACCGAGAAGATATACTCGCTCGAGTAATTGTTAGCCACATAAAAAACACTGGCAAAATCTTCTGCTGGATTATTGGTATCAATCAGCTTTCTACCCGAACCAGAATTGGTTACCAGATCACAATACTTCGCCACTTCAGCCCATTTCGCCACATCATAACGCGCCCATTGCAGGTTTGTCTTTGCCAAATAAGCATAGGCTGCATCTTTATTTGCACGACCCAAATCTGCAGATCCGTAGGTCGTTACTAAAGGTAGCATTTCGGCAGCTTTTAACAGGTCTGCTTCCATCATTGCAAAGTTTTCACGCACATGGGCAGGACGCTCAAAGCGTGTCTCCAACATGTTTTCTTCGGTCACGATCGGAAGCCCTGCGCGCTGATCGCCATAATGCTGTGTCAAATAAAAGTAAGCATAGGCACGCATAAAATAAGCTTCGCCTAACACGCGTTGCTTCGTCTGCTCCGTGATTTCCATAGCTGGCACCTTACTAATGATGGTATTGGCACGTTGTACGATTTGATAGATACGCTTGTACATGGAGTTCACCCGGCTTTCATTACCATTGGCGGTGAAGTTACGCACCGCAGCAGAACCAGCATCGGTACGGCCAGTCACCATATCGTCCGAAGCATTCACAAGCCAGAATAACCCTCTTCCAAACAAATCTCCATCATTGAAATGCTGATATAGTCCATTTGCAGCGAAGATCGCATCAGCCTCTGTTTTCCAATAGTTCGCATCGGTAATTGATCCCTGTGGAGTAAGGTCTGTAAAATCGGTGGAACACGATTGTGCGACTAACCCCATACTCACTAAGGCCATCGCGATATATTTATTCATTTTTAAAGACATTATCGTTGATTTTAAGGATTAAAAATTAACATTTAAACCTACTGTATATGTTTTTGCTAACGGGTAATTACCTACATCTAAGCCTACTGTACCTACCTCTGGATCGATACCAGAGTACGAAGTGAACGTTAATGGATTCTCTGCTGCGATGTATATACGCGACTGCAGTTTGCCTAAAGGCAAGGTATAGCCAAACGTGACGTTTTTGATGCGGAAGTAATCGCCACTCTCTAAGTACCAGTCGGAAGCAGTTCCAAAGTTATTGTTTGGATCCTGACGAGATAAAATAGGAATATCTGCATCCGTATTTTGAGGCGTCCAAGCATCCAGTACGCGGCTATCTAAGTTGTACCCGTTAGAAGCAGCATTGTAGGCGGTATATTTATAGCCATTAAAAATCTTCGACCCAGATACGCCGTAGGTCAATACGTTCAAATCAAATTGCTTATAGTCCAAGTTGAGGGAGAAACCATAGGTAAAGCGAGGAATAGCACTACCCATATATACACGGTCATCGTCATTAATACGGCCATCGCCATTAGTATCCACGAAACGAAAATCTCCCGGACGAGCCTGCGGCTGAATTAATTGACCATCTCTCGAATGCGCATTGATTTCCTCCTGAGAATTAAAAATACCCGCTTGTGGAATCAAGTAATACGAATAAAGGCGTTGCCCAGGTGTAGAGCGGTAAGGCAATAGTACGGTTCGTACATTATCTGGATGCTGAATAAAATCATTGAAATAACCATCCAGGTTTAAGACCTTATTGTCATTCACGCTGATGTTTGCCTGCGCACCAAAGCCCCATTCTCCAAACCGATCATTGTACCGTACAGATCCCTCAAATCCTTTGTTGAGGATATCACCTACGTTGGACGTCGGTCCCTGAGAAAATCCGGCATGTGGGTTGGCATCATTGGTATATACCATACCCAATGTTTTCTTTTCGTAGTAATCGGCCGCGATGGTAATTTTATTCAAAATCGTCATGTCTACCCCCACATCAAACGATTGTGAGACTTCCCACAACAAATTTGGGTTGAATTGTTTGTTCACGGCAAAATGGCGTACCAACTGGCCATCGGCTCCAATCGGCGTAATCGTACCGGTAGACAATGGAATATTGAAAGCATATCGATCTACGGATTGAATATTACCAATTTGCCCCCATGATGCCCTCACTTTTAGATCATTGATCAATGAGCTGCGGAAAAATGGTTCGGACGAGATCTTCCATGCACCTGAAACGGACGGGAATACATCGGAACGATTTTGCGATGACAAACGAGAAGTACGGTCTTTACGAATACTAGCACCGATAAAGTAACGATTTGCATAGTTGTAGTTTACCCGTCCGATAGCCGATGTCAAAGCATCCTCCCATACGCTACTGGTCGGCAATGTAGGCAATGATGCGGCGTTGCCAATGTATTGGTACCAATCATCTTCACGTTCGAAGCCCATTCCCTGTACATAAAACTGCTCATAATGCGTTCTTTGCGCAGAATATACGGCCACTACATCGAAGTTATGATCACCAAAGCTTTTGGTGTAGTTCAATTGTTGATCCCAGATCCAACGGTCTTCTTTGGATTCTTCCTGGGTCAGATAATTATTCAAACTAGCGCGACCTATTTCTGGAATTCTTGGATCAAAACGCTTTAGAGAATAACGTCTCATATTCAGGCCAAAGTTGGATTTGAAGGTCAACCCATCCAAAATATCCACTTTGACAAAGGCATTACCATTCAGGTTGAGCGTTGGATTATTGACCGTAGGTCTCAACAATAAAGCCACAGGATTATACGTATCGCCATAGATACTCGAGAATCCTGATAGATCGGATGGCACTGTACCGTGGAAGTTACCCGCGTCGTCGTATACCGGTGCCGCAGGATTCATATAGATCGCATTGATAATAGCGCCGCTATAGCTACTGCTGGTATTGGTACCGCGTGTCGTCGTTTGATTGACGTAGAAATTCTGACCAATGGTGACACGATCGGTGAGATCAAATTCCGATTTAAGGCGGTAAGCAAAGCGTTTGTAACCGGTATTTAGCAACATCCCTTCGCGGTCGTGGTAACCGAATGAACTGCTGTAGCTGGATTTCTCTCCTCCGCCAGAAAGCTGTGCATTGGCATTCAATATATTCCCGGTCTGGAAAATTTCATTCATCCAGTTGGTACGCGTCACCTGTCCCCAAGGATTCTGTTGCGCATCATGCCCTGCTTGCAGGTTTAGTCCACTCGTCGCATACGCTTGATTGTAGGCATTAGCATATTGTGCCGCATCCAGCGCGCTTGGCAAGTTGCTAGCCGACTGCCAACCACGGTACAGGTCTACATTTAATTTTGGCGCACCTGCTTTTCCACTCTTTGTGGTAATGACAATGACTCCGGAAGACGCTTGCGCTCCATAGATCGCTGCAGCAGCGGCATCTTTCAAAATATCTACTTTCTCTATATCATTCGGGTTGATGGGACCACCGTAATACGGCATACCATCTACCACATACAGGGGTTCTTCAGCATTTAATGTTCCCATACCGCGTACCATGACCCTTGGATTCGCACTTGGATCGCCACCTGGAGACATCACCGTCAATCCGGCTACATTGCCCTGCATCATATCGGCAATATTGCTCAAAGGGCGGTTTACCTGATCAGATACATTGGGCAAGGAACTCACTGCCGTCGTCAGATCGCCGCGACGTTGTTGCCCGTAACCTACTACTACAATCTCATCCAATTCAGACTGTTGCTGCTCTAGTCTAATCAACATCGAACTGCTCTCGCCTGCACTCAATGCTTTGGTCGCTGTCTCATACGGCTGATAACCTACCATACTCACACGAATGCGGTATTGCGTGGTTGCATTAACGCCTTCCAGCACAAACATACCCTTCGCATCGGTAGATACTTGAGCGATCGATTTTCCGTTCGCATCGACCAACTGCACGTTAGCGCCTGGTATGTAGGTGCCGGTATTGTCCATGATCGTGCCACGCAACTGTCCGGAAGACTGTGCCCAGGCATTGGCCGCAAGGAAGAAGGCTACGCCACTCATCGCTAACCGAACATTTCTAAAAATGCTTCTCTTTTTCATCTATTAATTTGTTGTTTGGTTTTTTATTCCTGTAGGAACGGTTTGATTCGCTTCTATTTTTTGGCTAATAATCAATGCGGTAGGCGTCTCTTCGCAGTGCAGATCGTTCATCTGGCAGATCACACGGATCATCATCGTGGCCGATTCATAAGCAGCAAATTCACCACTGAAGGTCAACCCGTGCAGATCCAAATTTGCAGTGACGATTTGTACTTGCTTACGCTGCGCGATGACGTCAAATACCGATTGTAGCGGCTCATTTGTAAAACGCAAAGGCGCTGGTGTACTGCCCTCGCTATCACGGGCAATCTCTTCAGTGGCCATGGTTGGTTTAGATCTTTTAGGCGACTGCAACACAAAAGTGGCTGCTTCCCGATCTATCGACAATTTGTCGCCAGCTACTAGGTATTGCTCGGCCAGCACTCTTCCATGAGTGGGTGATCCTTTTACCACGATCTTGCCAGATAACAGGGAGATATCAATGCTATTCTCTGCATTGGCATCGATTAGGAATACCGTGCCCAATGCCGTGGTGCTATATCCATCTGTCCACACGGTAAAAGGACGACTTGTATCATGAGCCACCTCAAATTTAGCGCGGCCACGCAAGTGCAGTGTACGCTCGGATTGGCCATATGCTATTGTGTAGCGAAGCTCAGCTCCCGGAGCTAAGGTGACCAACGAACCATCTTTTAAGCGCGCAGAGCGATCGTAGCTTTGGGTATTAAATAGGCTAATGGTATCCTGTCTTACTTTTGGAACACTACTAAGCAGCTGCTCCGATGTGGAATAGTGTACTTTAAAGGTGATCGCTGCCACGCCAATAAGTAACAACATCGCTGCTGCTATCGTCCAAGTAGTACTGAGGCGACGCGGCTTCTTATCTTGCACACCCATTTTGCAATGCACTTGCTGCAATATCTCGGCATATTCCCGATCCGTAAGCAGACCCGAATCTTTTTGGTCTACTTCTTCGAAGAATGCTTGTTCTAATTTCGCTTTTACTTTCGCTTCCTCGCGCTCTAGATCTTTCAGAAAAATAGCCTTTTCTTTCTGACTTAATAGTCCCTTCCACAGATCAGCAATACGTCTTCCAATAGGATGTTTCATCATGAGTAAATACACCGATGTACACCGATTGGGGATGCCTATTTACGTTAAGAAATAATGAAGTAATTGTAAATTGAACGTGTATTGTTACAGCAGAAAAAACAGGAGCAATAATGGTGTCATCGGCGAAGAATAATGCTGCATCACATGCATTTTGATGGCTTTGTTGGATTGTTTGAGGTAATCGCTCACCGATTGCTGACTGATGCCCAATAGGGCCGCTACATCCGCTTTGGAACGGCCTTCGTAACGGCACAGCATAAATACTTCTTTTTTTCGTGCTGGGAGAGTTTCTATGGCATCATCGATCAGTGCCAATTGCCGATTCAATTCTTCTTCATCTTCTTCGATTTGCGAAATAGCAGAGAGATGCGGATATTCAGCGACATAATCTACCGTCTCTTTCAACTTCTTACGGAGGCAATTCAGAGATTTATTGTAACTCACGACAAACAGCCAACCGCCTACGGATTCCCTTGATTCGAACTTAAAGCGATTTTGCCACAGCGAAAGAAAAACATCTTGCAGCAATTCACTGGCCAACTCTGGAGCGTGCACCAATTTCAAAATATTGGCGTGCACGGGCTTATGATAGTGCGCATACAATCGGTTGAAGGCATTTATATCGCCTGCTGCCAATTGCTGTACGTCTCGTTGTTCAAGGTAATCGCTTTTCATACCGATGTTCAAAAGCCCCTATAGAATGGGAAATTTTGACAAAAATATCTAAAAACGATTGTTGATAGCGATGCGTTTATGTTATCAAATTATTAAAATTTATGAACTCGTAGCACTGGGAACATCACCATTTAGAATGATATACAACGGTAAGATAAATCGGGGAATGACCAGATACGCCGAGAAGTTATGGGTAAAAAAATTGATCTACCAAAGACATAAAGGCATCTTCTTCTGTGGCATAGCGATTGACCAAGCGTTGCCAAGATTTTGCCTGAAATTCAATTTCATTACCAAAAGAATCACTATAAATTCGTCTATTAAAAATATCATTTGTTAGAGAGGCTTTATCTTTTCCTTCGATAAACTCCCAGGTACCGTTAAGGGTCTTATGCAGCTTTGTATTTACCCCATTAACTTGTTCGTTACGCTGAATGGAACCGAAAATATCCGTCCCTTGCTCCAGTTTATAGCCTCTATTGTCTTCAATAATTAATTTATCAAAAATATCAATCCTGTATTTGGCGGTATAATTCTCACTTCTTCTATTCTCACGGATTAAATCTATAAAGACATGTTGTTGTTTATTGCTATTCGTTAGGATACCCGGATACTGTTCTAAAAGATACTTCTTCTCGTAGGTAATTTCATTACGCCTATTATCACTAAAAACCAGATCATCAAAGATATTTTTCTTCAGTGTAGCCTGGTAACTGCCATCATCGCTGCGATACGTGAGATTTCCAAATATATCGGTCTTCACGAAGTGTCTTTGTGCAAACACGCCCAAACTCAGGCAACTTAAAAGTAGTAAAAGCGTAAATTTCTTCATTATGATCTTTTTTATTGGATTGATGTGATAACCCTAAAGTTTAAGGCCGCAACAAAAATGTCAAAAATTGCGCATCACGTCAACTACTAACGATCAAATTCGGCTC is a window from the Sphingobacterium sp. lm-10 genome containing:
- a CDS encoding DUF4980 domain-containing protein; protein product: MNKYILSTIALACFAVSMQAADIKIKVTKQYINFPISHQVDRQVMKMTVDGKEDRQFNIRLANGDPEYWVFTDVSAYKGKTIMLSYDGDESALSKIYQDDRIAGQDSIYQEVNRPQFHFTTRRGWVNDPNGLIFFEGEYHLFYQHNPYEREWENMSWGHAVSTDLIHWEELPVALHPDKIGTMFSGSAVIDYDNTSGFGKPGKPAMVASYTAYSSDKQVQCMAYSLDHGRTWTKYANNPVIDSKEKWNSVDTRDPKIIWYAPSKHWVMVLNERDGQSIYTSSNLKDWTYESHTTGFWECPELFELPIDGDENNKKWVMYGASNTYMIGSFDGKIFTPESGKHQLGTGTIYAAQTFSNIPESDGRRIQIGWGRVAHPGMPFNGMFLLPTELTLKTTNNGVRLFSQPVEEIEKIFTPVQSWSNLKADQANEKLKAYYNAKQLRIKTTFKLSHATDAGFNLFGQRIVGYDMNHNTINGVFYSPEDMTSMELTADIFIDNTSIEVFIDGGKYSYSMERKPDRNNKEGFHFWGNNIDVTNLEVFEAESIWK
- a CDS encoding family 2A encapsulin nanocompartment shell protein encodes the protein MSEQSKQGQTALGDVAARHLAIATRTTGQLESVSPRWVVHLLQWLPVESGVFRLNKVVGEDSIQVDCSRRDESVLPHTFVDYDENPREYNLQAVNTLIDVHTRVSDLYSKPYNQISEQLRLAIEKIKERQESELINNADYGILSNVAAKQIIKTRSGAPTPDDMDELLTKVWKQPGFFLLHPLTIAAFGRECTRRGVPPPTVTLFGSPFLTWRGIPLIPSDKVPIVKGKTKILLIRTGQSRQGVIGLYQPDLPGEQTPGLSIKFTGINDKAIASYLISLYCSLVILVDDAVAVLEDVDITKYHEYNYG
- a CDS encoding alkaline phosphatase yields the protein MKNFLGVSLACLCFCWNQEPVVAQEASSLSQRFEQLMFADKEAGILNVRGHSHNDYEQAIPFLTAYHAGMESIEVDLFLRDDTLYAAHDQKDITVGRTLEKLYLQPLAELYRANGAHPFADTTKNLQLLLDFKEDYQRLMPSLIALLLKYDFLFDDARSAHPVHIVISGNMPAPELFSQFPTWIKFDGRPNIPYTDAQRKHLGMISQDLRVYSQWNGKGEPAKMELQKIMQDAKQAADWGVSFRLWGTSDNVNTWIVLEKMGVTWLNTDHPAQLKVYLDELLASRFQLVKLYPVYSPTYASDGAKKEIRNVILLIGDGMGLGHLQSAIIANRGESNIKQMRHIGFSSTTSYSLGNTDSGAGGTAIATGMKTYNGQISVDTNGVALAAIPDRIRERGMRTGIISTGDASDATPAVFYAKHKNRNASEDITQSLVTNQSIDILIAGRPSPYRDVAKHQKLVTDLAKNDFTLLEDLVSFQQSKAEKLVTFLPDSLTRPAKEGRGPVLSQLVNLTIQKLDKRDKGFFIMAESAQIDYGGHARDLTYVAAETVDFDQAVGEALRFADADGHTLVLVTADHETGALNLLDVDQATGKIQGHFASNDHSSMLVPVLAYGPGAQAFIGFYENTEIFHRLIQLLEKK
- a CDS encoding RagB/SusD family nutrient uptake outer membrane protein; the protein is MNKYIAMALVSMGLVAQSCSTDFTDLTPQGSITDANYWKTEADAIFAANGLYQHFNDGDLFGRGLFWLVNASDDMVTGRTDAGSAAVRNFTANGNESRVNSMYKRIYQIVQRANTIISKVPAMEITEQTKQRVLGEAYFMRAYAYFYLTQHYGDQRAGLPIVTEENMLETRFERPAHVRENFAMMEADLLKAAEMLPLVTTYGSADLGRANKDAAYAYLAKTNLQWARYDVAKWAEVAKYCDLVTNSGSGRKLIDTNNPAEDFASVFYVANNYSSEYIFSVVSNKIQGSILPAVMFENTGYGLYNGWGYFHPTLELYNSFEAGDARKKATILEFNDTYTLFGSERRYSSSNSQTGFQFKKYMDPFKYPIAQHLNPNGDYPTSDLNVPLVRYADILLMKSEAQIMQGQNGDAGINLVRDRAGLAPLTGATMAHLKRERRSEFAGEYTDRHSDLVRWGDAQAAYARVATGRQHVTKTDPASTFTTITVWPARNFNPTVHHVWPIPPQDVSNAGIAQNEGW